A part of Rattus norvegicus strain BN/NHsdMcwi chromosome 4, GRCr8, whole genome shotgun sequence genomic DNA contains:
- the Tmem176a gene encoding transmembrane protein 176A isoform X1 encodes MKCRDQESAQGGTGCWKTPEGALSPSCLPGSAEGYPSSLPFWLPPKFFLLPGLKFSTTASSSVRFGLPCCTLPWSQRNQTMSTDMGTADVGEVDPEAPQPTNIEVHIHQESVLAKLLLAGCSFLRVPASASTQSQGSSRVLVASWVVQIVLGILSVVLGGILYICHYLAMNTQGAPFWTGIVAMLAGAVAFLQKKRGGTCWALMRILLVLASFCTAVAAIVIGSREFNNYWYYLRDDVCKSDTSYRWSTMPSITPVPEEANRIGLCKYYTSMLKTLLISLQAMLLGVWVLLLLASLIPVCVYLWKRFFTKAETEKKLLGAAVI; translated from the exons ATGAAGTGCAGGGATCAGGAAAG tgccCAGGGAGGAACTGGCTGCTGGAAAACCCCTGAAGGGGCCCTCAGTCCCAGCTGCCTGCCAGGAAGTGCTGAAGGctacccatcctccctccccttctggcTCCCACCCAAGTTCTTCCTCCTGCCAGGGCTGAAGTTCTCAACTACTGCCAGCTCCTCTGTGCGCTTTGGCCTTCCCTGCTGCACACTTCCCTGGTCCCAGAGGAACCAG ACAATGTCCACAGACATGGGGACTGCAGATGTCGGCGAGGTGGACCCTGAAGCCCCACAACCCACCAACATTGAAGTGCACATCCATCAGGAGTCTGTCCTGGCCAAACTCCTGCTGGCTGGATGCTCGTTTCTAAGGGTCCCAGCATCTGCCTCCACCCAGAGCCAGGGCAGCAGCAGAGTGCTGGTGGCCTCCTGG GTGGTGCAGATCGTGCTGGGGATCCTGAGTGTGGTTCTGGGCGGAATTCTCTACATCTGCCACTATTTAGCCATGAATACCCAGGGTGCCCCATTCTGGACCGGGATCGTG GCTATGCTGGCTGGAGCTGTCGCCTTTCTTCAAAAGAAACGGGGTGGTACCTGCTGG GCCCTGATGAGGATCCTTCTTGTGCTGGCGAGTTTCTGCACAGCTGTGGCCGCCATTGTTATTGGGTCCAGGGAGTTCAATAATTACTGGTACTATCTCAGAGATGATGTCTGTAAAAGCGACACTTCATATCGCTGgtccaccatgcccagcatcaCCCCAGTTCCCGAAGAAGCTAATAGGATAGGACTGTGCAAATACTACACAAGCATGCTAAAG ACCCTGCTCATAAGCCTCCAGGCAATGCTCTTGGGTGTCTGGGTGCtgctgctcctggcttctctcaTCCCTGTATGTGTCTACCTCTGGAAAAGATTCTTCACAAAGGCG gaaacagagaagaaactGCTGGGTGCAGCTGTGATCTAG
- the Tmem176a gene encoding transmembrane protein 176A isoform X2, which yields MSTDMGTADVGEVDPEAPQPTNIEVHIHQESVLAKLLLAGCSFLRVPASASTQSQGSSRVLVASWVVQIVLGILSVVLGGILYICHYLAMNTQGAPFWTGIVAMLAGAVAFLQKKRGGTCWALMRILLVLASFCTAVAAIVIGSREFNNYWYYLRDDVCKSDTSYRWSTMPSITPVPEEANRIGLCKYYTSMLKTLLISLQAMLLGVWVLLLLASLIPVCVYLWKRFFTKAETEKKLLGAAVI from the exons ATGTCCACAGACATGGGGACTGCAGATGTCGGCGAGGTGGACCCTGAAGCCCCACAACCCACCAACATTGAAGTGCACATCCATCAGGAGTCTGTCCTGGCCAAACTCCTGCTGGCTGGATGCTCGTTTCTAAGGGTCCCAGCATCTGCCTCCACCCAGAGCCAGGGCAGCAGCAGAGTGCTGGTGGCCTCCTGG GTGGTGCAGATCGTGCTGGGGATCCTGAGTGTGGTTCTGGGCGGAATTCTCTACATCTGCCACTATTTAGCCATGAATACCCAGGGTGCCCCATTCTGGACCGGGATCGTG GCTATGCTGGCTGGAGCTGTCGCCTTTCTTCAAAAGAAACGGGGTGGTACCTGCTGG GCCCTGATGAGGATCCTTCTTGTGCTGGCGAGTTTCTGCACAGCTGTGGCCGCCATTGTTATTGGGTCCAGGGAGTTCAATAATTACTGGTACTATCTCAGAGATGATGTCTGTAAAAGCGACACTTCATATCGCTGgtccaccatgcccagcatcaCCCCAGTTCCCGAAGAAGCTAATAGGATAGGACTGTGCAAATACTACACAAGCATGCTAAAG ACCCTGCTCATAAGCCTCCAGGCAATGCTCTTGGGTGTCTGGGTGCtgctgctcctggcttctctcaTCCCTGTATGTGTCTACCTCTGGAAAAGATTCTTCACAAAGGCG gaaacagagaagaaactGCTGGGTGCAGCTGTGATCTAG
- the Tmem176b gene encoding transmembrane protein 176B, with protein sequence MAQATVTVDGVKVTSTRPQSAQISIHIHHKSALEQLLGAMGSLKKFLSYPQARIHYGQLSLGVTQILLGLVSCVLGVCLYFGPWTELCASGCAFWSGSVAILAGVGIVIHEMGQGKLSGHISRLLLLACSATAAAATVMGVKSLIWQTSASYYFEISSTCDSLQPSIVDRFRSVRFTDDSDWRTERCREYLRMMMNLFLAFCILFTVICILKIVVSVASLGLSLRSMCGRNSQVLNDEETEKKLLGGDSAPASPTKEKIPVTP encoded by the exons ATGGCCCAAGCCACAGTGACTGTGGATGGAGTCAAAGTGACTTCCACACGCCCTCAGTCTGCCCAGATCAGCATCCACATCCACCACAAATCAGCCTTGGAGCAGCTGCTGGGAGCTATGGGCTCCCTGAAGAAGTTTCTCTCCTACCCTCAGGCCAGAATCCACTATGGGCAGCTGTCTCTAGGG GTGACCCAGATATTGCTGGGGCTTGTGAGCTGTGTTCTTGGAGTGTGTCTCTACTTCGGGCCTTGGACAGAGCTGTGTGCCTCTGGTTGTGCCTTCTGGTCAGGGTCTGTG GCAATTTTGGCTGGAGTGGGTATCGTCATCCATGAGATGGGACAGGGAAAACTGTCC GGCCACATATCACggctgctcctcctggcttgctctgcTACAGCTGCAGCTGCTACCGTTATGGGTGTGAAAAGCCTCATCTGGCAAACCAGTGCTTCCTACTACTTCGAGATCAGTTCCACATGTGACTCCTTACAACCAAGCATTGTCGATAGGTTTCGGTCAGTGCGATTCACTGACGACTCAGACTGGAGGACAGAGAGGTGCAGAGAGTACCTGAGAATGATGATG AACTTGTTCCTGGCATTCTGCATCCTGTTCACGGTTATCTGTATCCTGAAGATTGTTGTGTCTGTGGCTTCCCTGGGACTAAGTCTCCGGAGTATGTGTGGCCGGAACTCCCAGGTCTTG AATgatgaagagacagagaagaagctTCTTGGGGGGGATTCGGCACCGGCCTCCCCGACCAAAGAGAAGATTCCTGTTACCCCATGA